The DNA sequence GATGATTTGCTTTTTTCGTGGATGGGCGAAGAGATAGGCGTTTTTGAAGTAAAACAATCAGATGTTCCTATCTTTTTTGTTTCCTTAAAAGACGAAAAACTATGCAGGCAAGCCTTCGAATTAATCTATACCTCATTTTTTGTAAACAGAAATATCTCGGCCCTTGTTGACGGCATAAGAATACCGCGTATAGAATTTCCCGATATTTTAACGGCTCTTTTACGGGCCTTTAAGGTTGAGCTTCCCACTCCTTTTTATGTCATTGAAGGCGGCTATCTTTATCTTTCGCAGAGTGCCGAAGCTCTAGCTTCTACATTAAATGACGTAAAAAGAGGCGACTTGCTTGTAAAAACCGAAAACTGGAAAAACATAACAAAAGCTTTTTCTCCCGAAACCTCCGTCTTTGTTTATTATAATTTGGAAAATCAGGTTCCTTCTTTTTTAAGAACAAATCAGGTTTTACAATCAGTATTAAAAGGTTTCGGACGGGGTCTGATCTCAATCCGGTTTGAAAAAGAAAGAACCGTTAAATTTGAGGTTTATGCCCAAAAAACAGAGGCTCATTCCTTGGGAGAGCTTTCCGCCTTTCCATTCGAATTTAATTCAAAGTTGAGCTCGTACATCTATTGCGGAAAGGGAACAAACAATGTGCCCTTTGCTTATTGGGTAAGCGGAACAAACCTATATGCCCTAAATTTAGCCGATAAACAATTAAAGTCGATTAAACTCGATGATAAGGCTTATTTGAACCTCGATATTAAAAAGGGCATTGTGAATTCCGTTTGGGCCGTATCTGCTCGAGGAACCGTTTACAAAACGGATTATAATCTGGAAGTGTCCTCAGGCTTTCCTATTTTAACCGGAGAAAAATTAAGCTCTTCTCCGGCGATTATACAGGACAAGATAGTTGTGCCCGTTGCAAATAAGCCCGTTCTTTTATATGTAGACAGCTCAGCTTCCTTTTATTATTCGGATGAGATGAATACGCGTTTAAAGACCACTCCCGCAGTGTACGGTAATTTTATTACGGCTATTCCCCGTTCCTTTGACAGCTATATGTATGTTTTTGATGATAAGGGAAAAATTATTTCAGGTTATCCTAAAGAGCTTGACGGTATTTCGGCGGTTCAGCCTATTCTATATAAAAATAATACTTATGAAGCCGTCTTGACGGAGCAGGGCTTGTTCTCTCTTAAGCCTTCACTTATTCAGGGAAAAGAGGGAGAGGTTTATTCCATAGACCTTAATAGCTCTTGTAAAACTCAACCCGTTTATTCCGAAAAGCTAAAAATGTTTTTTTTGATTACCGATAACGGCTTTTTATATAAGATAGATACCGAGTGCAACATAATAGATAAAATTCCTTTAAAGCAAAAAAATGCATCCGATTATCTTATTACCTTAATTGATCTTGATTCGGACGGTTATGATGATGTGCTTGTTTCGGGAGGAGGAAATTCCATATATGCTTATAGTGCTAACCTTTCTCCTATAAACGGTTTTCCTGTTGCAGGCACGGGAATCCCTTATCTAATCGATGTGGACGGAAACGGCCGGCCTGAACTGATAACCTGCGGTATAGATAACCGCATTCATTCTTATATGGGAGTTTCAAAATGAAAAATAAATTTCTTCTTTTGCTGCTTTGTGTTTTGATGGTTTTTGTATCTTGTTCAACAATACAAAAAGATTCGATTTATTCTACTACGTTATCTCAAGATAATATTCGGAATGTAGAACATATTGAAATTAACATAGTCAGGCAGTACAGGGAAAACAATCAAGAAAAGATTGAAGAGATAAAAAAGGATTTAAATGCTCTTTTAGCCTCTCCTTCATCGGATAGGTCCTATCTTGCCTTGGTGTATGCCCTTTATGCCGATTACTTTTTACTAAACAGGGACAAGGCTTCTGCAAAAAAAATGCTTAAAACTGCGGAAAGCTATAATCCGCATGAAGAATACGTGCAGTTGGTTAAATCGCGGCTAACCGACAAGCTTGAAGACAAAAGAGATTATTTGATTTCGATGATTAAATTGAATCCGAGGGCATACAGGCTGCAATCTGAGCTGGGCTTTGTCTATTATCGTATGGAAGATTATACTAGGGCGCTTGTTGCCTTTGATGCTTCCTTGGACTTTTTAAATGAAGAGTATAGTCTTCTTTACGGTGAAAAGAGGGAGTACTGCCGTAAATTCTATAAGGTGGATTCGGATGTTAAAAACTCTACGGCTCAAATTTTAACTCAAAGCAAGATAAGCTTAATAGATATGACAACCCTTACTCAGGACAATACCCATGCCCTTGATTCAATTACGGGTACGGCTTTTTGGCGGCCTGCAATGCTTGCAGACAGGCTAAAGGCTGCGGGCTGGTATGACGATTCAGTCAATATTTCAAAGGGAACGGCAACAAGGAAGGATGCAGCTCTTTTTTTGTGGCACCTTCTTATAGGGAATGACAATGAAGCCCTCACTCAATACAGCCGACAATATGTCTATAGCGGAAAATCTAGCCCCATACAGGATGTCGCCATTGACGGAGTTTTCTTTGATGCAATCATAGGCTTGGTAGAAGAAGATGTAATTCCGCTTATTGACGGCCGGCTCTTTATGCCTGACGGGGATGTTTCCGGTCTTGATTTTTATGAATGGCTGAAAAAAGCCGACGGTTTAAGATAAAATCAACAAGCCCGACGCGAGCGTAAAGTGCCGATAGCGTTTATCTATTATCTTTACTCAATTTTATACTGCAGCAGCAAAATTCTTAAATCTTCTTTGTTTGTTACACCGAAAAGACGGCATGCTGCTGCCATATCTTTTTTTACAACCGAAGTGCTTACATGATATTCGGCAGCAAGCTCTTCGTATGTTTTTCCGCCGTTTACCGTACCTTGAATAAAAAACTTTTGCCGATCCGAAATGCCGTAGTCCGACAAGCATAAGGCTGAGCCCTTGGCAGGGAGCGGAATTTCAGGACTAATAATTTCTTCAACAGGCAAAAGAAAGGATAGCTTTGATTCCAGTTTTTTATAGAGGCAGACCAGAAGCCCGAAGTGAAAAAGAGTAAGTGCAATTTCGAAGATTGCCATTTTTATATTAAACGAAAAATAAAGACCTATCGTAATGAGTATCCAGTACAAACAGAGTGCTGCGATCTTTTCTTTATAGCGGGTTTTAAAATCTCCGTTTACAAAAACCATAACGCAGCCTGCGGTAAAAAGGAGGGTGCCTATGCCGACAAAACCCATATGGGCGGTAACCCCGCCTTCGATAAAAAACAATAAATACGTAATCATTTTGCAGCCCGGTTTTATAAACAAAAAGACACACAAACAGGCGGCAACCGCATTAACGGCAACATCAATCCACCGTACAACCAAAATGAACCCGGCAAGAGGAATTTGAGTGGTAATATTAAGCACGAGTGCAACACACAACGCAAAAAAAGCGGATGCATACATAATACGGTTTACGGTAAAAAATTTTCTCATAACAGAGTTAGTATAAAAAAATACGCTATAAAATGCAAGTAGACGTAAATTAATGGTTAATGGGTAATTGGCAATTATGTGACATCGGTTACTTTTAAAATACGCTCATCTGTGCTATAATATACATGGGGAGGTGCCTATGAGTACTTCAAACAGAAAATACAAAGACTCGGTGTTTGTCGACCTTTTCAGTGAGGATGAAAAAGCAAAAGAAAACTTTTTGTCGCTTTATAACGCTCTGCATGGAACGGACTTGAAAGATACAGAGCAGCTAAAAACGGTCAGGCTCGATCAAGTTCTCTATATGACATTCTATAACGATGTATCTTATCTTGTCGATAACAAAATAATAGTCCTTGCAGAACATCAATCGACGATAAATCCCAATATGCCTCTCCGCTGTCTTGAGTATGTCAGCCGCTTGTATGAAACCCTCTTTGAATCAAAAGAAAAATACAGCCGTAAGCTCTTAAAAATTCCGGTTCCTGAGTTTTATGTTTTTTATAATGGTGAGGAACCATATCCTTCCGATAAAACTCTGAAACTATCGGAGTCCTTTATAGAAAGAGGAACGGAAACTAATCTTGAGTTGACCGTTAAAGTAATAAACATAAACCGGCAAAACCGTCATCCGGTATTGGAAAATTGCCGGACAATGCAGGAATACAGTATATTTGTGGAAACGGTGCGCAAGTGGAAAGAGATAGATAGTCAAAACGGTTTTGAAAAAGCCGTTGAAGAATGTATAGAAAATAATATTTTGCGTGAATATCTAAAACGCAAGACGAAGGAGGTATTGAATATGTTACTGGCAGAATATGATTATGAAACAGATATTGCAGTACAGCGAGCCGAAGAACATGAAATCGCCTTTGCCGAAGGAATTGAGCAAGGCATACAGCAAGGTTTTTCCGACGGTTCGTACCAAACAAAACTTGAAACAGCAAAACTTATGCGTATGCATAATTACCCCATTGCCGAAATTTGTACAATGACAGGTCTCAGTAAAGAAGAAGTGGAAGCGATTAACTAATTGGTAATGGAGAATGAATAATTGGTGAATACTTTTTAAAGTTTTTCGATTTCTTCTTTGGAAAGACCTGTTCCTCCGGCTATTTTAGTAATATCAAAGCCTACCCTTATTCAAGGTCAACCGGACAGGATGTCCGGTGGTTCCATTCTCGCGATGTTTTGCCGCAAGGCAAAACTCGAAGCT is a window from the Treponema denticola genome containing:
- a CDS encoding Rpn family recombination-promoting nuclease/putative transposase, translated to MSTSNRKYKDSVFVDLFSEDEKAKENFLSLYNALHGTDLKDTEQLKTVRLDQVLYMTFYNDVSYLVDNKIIVLAEHQSTINPNMPLRCLEYVSRLYETLFESKEKYSRKLLKIPVPEFYVFYNGEEPYPSDKTLKLSESFIERGTETNLELTVKVININRQNRHPVLENCRTMQEYSIFVETVRKWKEIDSQNGFEKAVEECIENNILREYLKRKTKEVLNMLLAEYDYETDIAVQRAEEHEIAFAEGIEQGIQQGFSDGSYQTKLETAKLMRMHNYPIAEICTMTGLSKEEVEAIN
- a CDS encoding FG-GAP repeat domain-containing protein; its protein translation is MSDNPETVLDQKNDEAVVVENNVVENDNEASLEEKKRPEQKEVKVKKKHGVFFKIGMTFLVIVLVLLLPVAGFLIYSAIDGINPIEYLPEGHYAYVNIDSAGELLQKTLSMQTLDSVLNSPETAQLQGTIRSFRASPMLSSWWFGSASNIGLDIAAYPNGSFLIFAKLGFRSAGTRLLPLILKFKPDLLADLKELKALEENGISFWQYDLGGGQAIYLLNYKDSVIASTSKDLFFSALSKKHEDEHIKTLRKFIKEKKGGTLSILSDVNYFTKDTPNDDSISNNVVRALKFPENAKIDLSLDYKDIRLSGLCKWETESEGLNTILQRQAFIPGILNRLPKSADYISLINMGDPQFLFQNGKDILGSSILQSYNSANKASKFIFNKSIDDLLFSWMGEEIGVFEVKQSDVPIFFVSLKDEKLCRQAFELIYTSFFVNRNISALVDGIRIPRIEFPDILTALLRAFKVELPTPFYVIEGGYLYLSQSAEALASTLNDVKRGDLLVKTENWKNITKAFSPETSVFVYYNLENQVPSFLRTNQVLQSVLKGFGRGLISIRFEKERTVKFEVYAQKTEAHSLGELSAFPFEFNSKLSSYIYCGKGTNNVPFAYWVSGTNLYALNLADKQLKSIKLDDKAYLNLDIKKGIVNSVWAVSARGTVYKTDYNLEVSSGFPILTGEKLSSSPAIIQDKIVVPVANKPVLLYVDSSASFYYSDEMNTRLKTTPAVYGNFITAIPRSFDSYMYVFDDKGKIISGYPKELDGISAVQPILYKNNTYEAVLTEQGLFSLKPSLIQGKEGEVYSIDLNSSCKTQPVYSEKLKMFFLITDNGFLYKIDTECNIIDKIPLKQKNASDYLITLIDLDSDGYDDVLVSGGGNSIYAYSANLSPINGFPVAGTGIPYLIDVDGNGRPELITCGIDNRIHSYMGVSK